In Scatophagus argus isolate fScaArg1 chromosome 7, fScaArg1.pri, whole genome shotgun sequence, a genomic segment contains:
- the LOC124061898 gene encoding peroxisomal succinyl-coenzyme A thioesterase-like isoform X1, whose amino-acid sequence MDMKKRSVTLSVQPSRGLMDEKFTILVQNVPSGFHLTIHGLHHCEEGNTWEAFAHYTANATGTVNVSEDPSLGGTYSGVEQMGLLWSLRPVQGSKPWLRLRKTNVQTPMEFTVSVYHGHQTEGFADQVPLAAVVVERWYMAPGVHRIPITEDGLDATLFLPPGRARNVSCGWSSGPGPFPGLLDLWGGGGRLEEYRAALLASHGFASLALDYLTPKITAETEKMVDNNYFEVAYRVLEQHPQVFSSRIAMLGLSLGATITFKMAAYSQVVKLRCAVCISGSHVQPVEGSLADMITYCAQNAAKARFTADNQRIYHDLLLPIPTDPKLKVDVGRIQCPLLLVVGEDDQNWPAYESAVDIKEMMEQAGNSYLLTLLSYPNAGHLIEPPYTPHIRTSIFKSMNKEKDFVALWGGEVVAHSRAQEDAWTKTLAFLRENLLADRNPAAASSSYL is encoded by the exons ATGGACATGAAGAAGCGCAGCGTGACACTGTCGGTCCAGCCGTCCAGGGGGCTCATGGATGAGAAGTTCACCATCTTGGTCCAGAATGTCCCATCTGGTTTCCACTTGACTATCCACGGCCTCCATCACTGTGAAGAGGGTAACACCTGGGAGGCTTTCGCTCACTACACCGCCAATGCCACCGGGACTGTCAATG TTTCAGAGGATCCCAGTCTGGGCGGGACTTATTCTGGGGTAGAACAAATGGGTCTACTGTGGAGTCTCAGACCAGTTCAAGGCAGCAAACCTTGGCTCAG GCTGAGAAAGACGAACGTCCAGACTCCCATGGAGTTCACAGTCTCGGTGTATCACGGTCACCAGACGGAGGGCTTTGCAGATCAGGTGCCACTGGCTGCTGTGGTGGTGGAGCGCTGGTACATGGCGCCCGGTGTCCACAGGATCCCAATCACAGAGGACGGGCTCGATGCAACCCTCTTCCTGCCGCCAGGTAGGGCCAGGAACGTTTCCTGTGGGTGGAGCTCAG GACCGGGACCTTTCCCTGGTCTCTTGGATCtgtggggaggtggagggaggtTGGAGGAGTACCGTGCGGCACTGCTGGCCTCCCATGGCTTCGCCTCCCTGGCTCTCGACTACCTGACACCTAAAATCACAGCAGAAACTGAGAAGATGGTGGACAACAACTATTTTGAG GTGGCCTACAGAGTCCTGGAGCAGCATCCTCAGGTCTTCAGCAGCAGGATTGCCATGTTGGGTCTTTCCTTAGGTGCTACTATCACCTTCAAAATGGCTGCTTACTCCCAAGTTGTAAAG CTCAGGTGCGCGGTGTGTATTAGCGGAAGTCATGTGCAGCCAGTTGAAGGATCTTTGGCAGACATGATAACTTACTGTGCCCA AAACGCTGCAAAAGCTCGCTTCACTGCGGACAACCAGAGGATCTACCACGATCTGCTGCTGCCCATCCCCACTGACCCCAAACTCAAAGTGGAC GTGGGACGAATCCAGTGTCCTCTGTTGCTGGTCGTAGGTGAGGACGATCAGAACTGGCCTGCCTATGAGTCTGCAGTGGAT ATCAAGGAGATGATGGAGCAGGCTGGAAACAGCTACCTGTTGACCTTGCTGTCGTACCCAAATGCTGGTCACCTGATTGAACCGCCGTACACACCACACATCCGGACCAGCATTTTTAAATCGATGAACAAAGAGAAGGATT TCGTGGCCCTGTGGGGTGGAGAGGTTGTGGCACATTCTCGTGCTCAGGAAGACGCCTGGACGAAGACGTTGGCCTTCCTGAGGGAGAATCTGCTTGCCGACAGAAATCCTGCTGCAGCCTCATCATCTTACCTGTAA
- the LOC124061898 gene encoding peroxisomal succinyl-coenzyme A thioesterase-like isoform X3: protein MDMKKRSVTLSVQPSRGLMDEKFTILVHHCEEGNTWEAFAHYTANATGTVNVSEDPSLGGTYSGVEQMGLLWSLRPVQGSKPWLRLRKTNVQTPMEFTVSVYHGHQTEGFADQVPLAAVVVERWYMAPGVHRIPITEDGLDATLFLPPGRARNVSCGWSSGPGPFPGLLDLWGGGGRLEEYRAALLASHGFASLALDYLTPKITAETEKMVDNNYFEVAYRVLEQHPQVFSSRIAMLGLSLGATITFKMAAYSQVVKLRCAVCISGSHVQPVEGSLADMITYCAQNAAKARFTADNQRIYHDLLLPIPTDPKLKVDVGRIQCPLLLVVGEDDQNWPAYESAVDIKEMMEQAGNSYLLTLLSYPNAGHLIEPPYTPHIRTSIFKSMNKEKDFVALWGGEVVAHSRAQEDAWTKTLAFLRENLLADRNPAAASSSYL, encoded by the exons ATGGACATGAAGAAGCGCAGCGTGACACTGTCGGTCCAGCCGTCCAGGGGGCTCATGGATGAGAAGTTCACCATCTTGG TCCATCACTGTGAAGAGGGTAACACCTGGGAGGCTTTCGCTCACTACACCGCCAATGCCACCGGGACTGTCAATG TTTCAGAGGATCCCAGTCTGGGCGGGACTTATTCTGGGGTAGAACAAATGGGTCTACTGTGGAGTCTCAGACCAGTTCAAGGCAGCAAACCTTGGCTCAG GCTGAGAAAGACGAACGTCCAGACTCCCATGGAGTTCACAGTCTCGGTGTATCACGGTCACCAGACGGAGGGCTTTGCAGATCAGGTGCCACTGGCTGCTGTGGTGGTGGAGCGCTGGTACATGGCGCCCGGTGTCCACAGGATCCCAATCACAGAGGACGGGCTCGATGCAACCCTCTTCCTGCCGCCAGGTAGGGCCAGGAACGTTTCCTGTGGGTGGAGCTCAG GACCGGGACCTTTCCCTGGTCTCTTGGATCtgtggggaggtggagggaggtTGGAGGAGTACCGTGCGGCACTGCTGGCCTCCCATGGCTTCGCCTCCCTGGCTCTCGACTACCTGACACCTAAAATCACAGCAGAAACTGAGAAGATGGTGGACAACAACTATTTTGAG GTGGCCTACAGAGTCCTGGAGCAGCATCCTCAGGTCTTCAGCAGCAGGATTGCCATGTTGGGTCTTTCCTTAGGTGCTACTATCACCTTCAAAATGGCTGCTTACTCCCAAGTTGTAAAG CTCAGGTGCGCGGTGTGTATTAGCGGAAGTCATGTGCAGCCAGTTGAAGGATCTTTGGCAGACATGATAACTTACTGTGCCCA AAACGCTGCAAAAGCTCGCTTCACTGCGGACAACCAGAGGATCTACCACGATCTGCTGCTGCCCATCCCCACTGACCCCAAACTCAAAGTGGAC GTGGGACGAATCCAGTGTCCTCTGTTGCTGGTCGTAGGTGAGGACGATCAGAACTGGCCTGCCTATGAGTCTGCAGTGGAT ATCAAGGAGATGATGGAGCAGGCTGGAAACAGCTACCTGTTGACCTTGCTGTCGTACCCAAATGCTGGTCACCTGATTGAACCGCCGTACACACCACACATCCGGACCAGCATTTTTAAATCGATGAACAAAGAGAAGGATT TCGTGGCCCTGTGGGGTGGAGAGGTTGTGGCACATTCTCGTGCTCAGGAAGACGCCTGGACGAAGACGTTGGCCTTCCTGAGGGAGAATCTGCTTGCCGACAGAAATCCTGCTGCAGCCTCATCATCTTACCTGTAA
- the LOC124061898 gene encoding peroxisomal succinyl-coenzyme A thioesterase-like isoform X2, producing MDMKKRSVTLSVQPSRGLMDEKFTILVQNVPSGFHLTIHGLHHCEEGNTWEAFAHYTANATGTVNVSEDPSLGGTYSGVEQMGLLWSLRPVQGSKPWLRLRKTNVQTPMEFTVSVYHGHQTEGFADQVPLAAVVVERWYMAPGVHRIPITEDGLDATLFLPPGPGPFPGLLDLWGGGGRLEEYRAALLASHGFASLALDYLTPKITAETEKMVDNNYFEVAYRVLEQHPQVFSSRIAMLGLSLGATITFKMAAYSQVVKLRCAVCISGSHVQPVEGSLADMITYCAQNAAKARFTADNQRIYHDLLLPIPTDPKLKVDVGRIQCPLLLVVGEDDQNWPAYESAVDIKEMMEQAGNSYLLTLLSYPNAGHLIEPPYTPHIRTSIFKSMNKEKDFVALWGGEVVAHSRAQEDAWTKTLAFLRENLLADRNPAAASSSYL from the exons ATGGACATGAAGAAGCGCAGCGTGACACTGTCGGTCCAGCCGTCCAGGGGGCTCATGGATGAGAAGTTCACCATCTTGGTCCAGAATGTCCCATCTGGTTTCCACTTGACTATCCACGGCCTCCATCACTGTGAAGAGGGTAACACCTGGGAGGCTTTCGCTCACTACACCGCCAATGCCACCGGGACTGTCAATG TTTCAGAGGATCCCAGTCTGGGCGGGACTTATTCTGGGGTAGAACAAATGGGTCTACTGTGGAGTCTCAGACCAGTTCAAGGCAGCAAACCTTGGCTCAG GCTGAGAAAGACGAACGTCCAGACTCCCATGGAGTTCACAGTCTCGGTGTATCACGGTCACCAGACGGAGGGCTTTGCAGATCAGGTGCCACTGGCTGCTGTGGTGGTGGAGCGCTGGTACATGGCGCCCGGTGTCCACAGGATCCCAATCACAGAGGACGGGCTCGATGCAACCCTCTTCCTGCCGCCAG GACCGGGACCTTTCCCTGGTCTCTTGGATCtgtggggaggtggagggaggtTGGAGGAGTACCGTGCGGCACTGCTGGCCTCCCATGGCTTCGCCTCCCTGGCTCTCGACTACCTGACACCTAAAATCACAGCAGAAACTGAGAAGATGGTGGACAACAACTATTTTGAG GTGGCCTACAGAGTCCTGGAGCAGCATCCTCAGGTCTTCAGCAGCAGGATTGCCATGTTGGGTCTTTCCTTAGGTGCTACTATCACCTTCAAAATGGCTGCTTACTCCCAAGTTGTAAAG CTCAGGTGCGCGGTGTGTATTAGCGGAAGTCATGTGCAGCCAGTTGAAGGATCTTTGGCAGACATGATAACTTACTGTGCCCA AAACGCTGCAAAAGCTCGCTTCACTGCGGACAACCAGAGGATCTACCACGATCTGCTGCTGCCCATCCCCACTGACCCCAAACTCAAAGTGGAC GTGGGACGAATCCAGTGTCCTCTGTTGCTGGTCGTAGGTGAGGACGATCAGAACTGGCCTGCCTATGAGTCTGCAGTGGAT ATCAAGGAGATGATGGAGCAGGCTGGAAACAGCTACCTGTTGACCTTGCTGTCGTACCCAAATGCTGGTCACCTGATTGAACCGCCGTACACACCACACATCCGGACCAGCATTTTTAAATCGATGAACAAAGAGAAGGATT TCGTGGCCCTGTGGGGTGGAGAGGTTGTGGCACATTCTCGTGCTCAGGAAGACGCCTGGACGAAGACGTTGGCCTTCCTGAGGGAGAATCTGCTTGCCGACAGAAATCCTGCTGCAGCCTCATCATCTTACCTGTAA
- the LOC124061898 gene encoding peroxisomal succinyl-coenzyme A thioesterase-like isoform X5, whose translation MDMKKRSVTLSVQPSRGLMDEKFTILVQNVPSGFHLTIHGLHHCEEGNTWEAFAHYTANATGTVNVSEDPSLGGTYSGVEQMGLLWSLRPVQGSKPWLRLRKTNVQTPMEFTVSVYHGHQTEGFADQVPLAAVVVERWYMAPGVHRIPITEDGLDATLFLPPGRARNVSCGWSSGPGPFPGLLDLWGGGGRLEEYRAALLASHGFASLALDYLTPKITAETEKMVDNNYFEVAYRVLEQHPQVFSSRIAMLGLSLGATITFKMAAYSQVVKIKEMMEQAGNSYLLTLLSYPNAGHLIEPPYTPHIRTSIFKSMNKEKDFVALWGGEVVAHSRAQEDAWTKTLAFLRENLLADRNPAAASSSYL comes from the exons ATGGACATGAAGAAGCGCAGCGTGACACTGTCGGTCCAGCCGTCCAGGGGGCTCATGGATGAGAAGTTCACCATCTTGGTCCAGAATGTCCCATCTGGTTTCCACTTGACTATCCACGGCCTCCATCACTGTGAAGAGGGTAACACCTGGGAGGCTTTCGCTCACTACACCGCCAATGCCACCGGGACTGTCAATG TTTCAGAGGATCCCAGTCTGGGCGGGACTTATTCTGGGGTAGAACAAATGGGTCTACTGTGGAGTCTCAGACCAGTTCAAGGCAGCAAACCTTGGCTCAG GCTGAGAAAGACGAACGTCCAGACTCCCATGGAGTTCACAGTCTCGGTGTATCACGGTCACCAGACGGAGGGCTTTGCAGATCAGGTGCCACTGGCTGCTGTGGTGGTGGAGCGCTGGTACATGGCGCCCGGTGTCCACAGGATCCCAATCACAGAGGACGGGCTCGATGCAACCCTCTTCCTGCCGCCAGGTAGGGCCAGGAACGTTTCCTGTGGGTGGAGCTCAG GACCGGGACCTTTCCCTGGTCTCTTGGATCtgtggggaggtggagggaggtTGGAGGAGTACCGTGCGGCACTGCTGGCCTCCCATGGCTTCGCCTCCCTGGCTCTCGACTACCTGACACCTAAAATCACAGCAGAAACTGAGAAGATGGTGGACAACAACTATTTTGAG GTGGCCTACAGAGTCCTGGAGCAGCATCCTCAGGTCTTCAGCAGCAGGATTGCCATGTTGGGTCTTTCCTTAGGTGCTACTATCACCTTCAAAATGGCTGCTTACTCCCAAGTTGTAAAG ATCAAGGAGATGATGGAGCAGGCTGGAAACAGCTACCTGTTGACCTTGCTGTCGTACCCAAATGCTGGTCACCTGATTGAACCGCCGTACACACCACACATCCGGACCAGCATTTTTAAATCGATGAACAAAGAGAAGGATT TCGTGGCCCTGTGGGGTGGAGAGGTTGTGGCACATTCTCGTGCTCAGGAAGACGCCTGGACGAAGACGTTGGCCTTCCTGAGGGAGAATCTGCTTGCCGACAGAAATCCTGCTGCAGCCTCATCATCTTACCTGTAA